In one Lolium rigidum isolate FL_2022 chromosome 3, APGP_CSIRO_Lrig_0.1, whole genome shotgun sequence genomic region, the following are encoded:
- the LOC124696105 gene encoding cyclin-D5-3-like has product MGDASTSAPATPTSTLICLEDGNDLFLDADDDYSPAADGAADLRLAGDDHLLLLDPDDDEYVALMLSKEASAAAHAAHAGGEEVGGWTKAARAVCVDWIAKTNARFRFCGKTAYVAVTYLDRFLAQRRVDRGQEWALQLLAVACLSLAAKVEEHRVPRLPEFRPDRYDFDSASILRMELLVLTTLNWQMIAATPFPYLGCFAAGFRHDERKPIVLRAVNCIFASIKAMSSVEYQPSTIALASILAARGIGNKDKEGTLTFPELAEELKAILGSSWQQLHTGHVYSCYSVMIREEDGRSMSMRRQQSSGELPSSGGSAAHVGSSVTTSVAMGGASNNNAATSAAAAITDGNKRKRLHSPRRH; this is encoded by the exons ATGGGGGACGCGTCCACCTCCGCCCCCGCCACGCCCACCTCCACCCTCATCTGCCTCGAGGACGGCAACGACCtcttcctcgacgccgacgacgactacagccccgccgccgacggcgccgccgatttacgcctcgccggcgacgaccacctCCTGCTCCTCGACCCGGACGACGACGAGTACGTCGCGCTCATGCTCTCCAAGgaggccagcgccgccgcccacgccgcccACGCCGGAGGCGAGGAGGTGGGCGGCTGGACCAAGGCCGCGCGCGCCGTCTGCGTCGACTGGATTGCCAAG ACGAACGCGAGGTTCCGGTTCTGCGGGAAGACGGCCTACGTCGCGGTCACCTACCTCGATCGCTTCCTGGCGCAGCGCCGAGTCGAC AGGGGGCAGGAGTGGGCGCTGCAGCTCCTCGCGGTGGCGTGCCTCTCGCTGGCGGCCAAGGTGGAGGAGCACCGGGTGCCGCGCCTGCCGGAGTTCCGCCCCGACCGGTACGACTTCGACAGCGCCTCCATCCTGCGCATGGAGCTCCTCGTCCTCACCACGCTCAACTGGCAGATGATCGCCGCCACCCCCTTCCCCTACCTCGGCTGCTTCGCGGCCGGGTTCCGGCACGACGAGCGGAAGCCGATCGTCCTGCGCGCCGTCAACTGCATCTTCGCCTCCATCAAAG CGATGAGCTCGGTGGAGTACCAGCCGTCCACCATTGCGCTGGCGTCGATCCTCGCAGCGCGCGGCATcggcaacaaggacaaggaggggaCGCTGACATTTCCCGAACTGGCGGAGGAGCTCAAGGCGATCCTGGGCTCGTCATGGCAGCAATTACACACC GGGCATGTGTATTCCTGCTACAGCGTCATGATTCGGGAGGAGGACGGCAGGTCCATGTCCATGCGGCGGCAGCAATCGAGCGGGGAGCTGccttcctccggcggctccgcCGCCCACGTCGGGAGCTCGGTCACCACCTCCGTGGCCATGGGCGGCGCCAGCAACAATAATGCCGCCACCTCGGCGGCAGCAGCAATCACGGACGGCAATAAGAGGAAAAGGTTGCATTCACCGCGGCGCCACTAG